In bacterium, the following are encoded in one genomic region:
- a CDS encoding 2-hydroxyacyl-CoA dehydratase family protein: MRNPYIREQKEIFGRKVLAVLPVHYPKEILTALDILAVEMWGPPGTPRGPDAGRLQAYVCAVARNALAFMASGGADAVDGALFPHTCDSIQGLATQAPDMGGWTKPSFRFIHPKGEWRPSSHTFVEKEMRSLAGELEAFAGKPLDETRLRDAVRLHREIDDVRAELLANRSRIEMNDREFYTLLRRGEYLWPEEHLDELRAARENLRSDTVQKGIPIMITGYVPEPMSIFDAIGNAGAFVAVDDYAAVGRRVVRPAAEAGEDPFRDLADAYFQAPPCPTRSSNRSIRMAWLAGLYDKGGAAGVIVHEPKFCEPELFDVPGLRETFSAKKAPLLYLEGELETELPGQAVTRIEAFVEMLGSGSRA, from the coding sequence ATGCGCAACCCGTACATCCGTGAACAGAAGGAAATATTCGGGCGGAAGGTCCTTGCCGTCCTTCCCGTTCACTATCCCAAGGAAATCCTCACGGCCCTCGATATCCTCGCGGTCGAGATGTGGGGCCCTCCCGGCACGCCTCGCGGTCCCGACGCCGGCCGGCTCCAGGCGTACGTCTGCGCCGTCGCCCGCAACGCCCTGGCGTTCATGGCCTCGGGCGGCGCCGACGCCGTTGACGGCGCGCTCTTCCCGCACACGTGCGACTCGATCCAGGGACTCGCGACGCAGGCCCCGGACATGGGCGGCTGGACGAAACCCTCGTTCCGCTTCATTCACCCCAAGGGCGAATGGCGACCAAGCTCGCACACCTTCGTCGAGAAGGAGATGCGCAGCCTCGCCGGGGAGCTTGAGGCGTTCGCGGGCAAGCCGCTCGACGAGACGCGCCTTCGCGACGCGGTCCGCCTGCACCGGGAGATCGACGACGTGCGCGCCGAGCTTCTCGCCAATCGCTCGCGGATCGAAATGAACGACCGCGAATTCTACACGCTGCTGCGCCGCGGGGAGTATCTCTGGCCAGAAGAGCACCTGGACGAGCTTCGCGCGGCCCGGGAGAACCTTCGTTCGGACACCGTCCAGAAGGGCATCCCGATCATGATCACCGGCTACGTGCCGGAGCCGATGTCGATCTTCGACGCGATCGGGAACGCCGGTGCGTTCGTCGCCGTGGACGACTACGCGGCCGTTGGCCGGCGCGTCGTGCGCCCGGCGGCCGAGGCCGGCGAGGATCCCTTCCGCGATCTCGCCGACGCGTACTTTCAGGCGCCGCCTTGTCCGACGCGCTCGTCGAACCGGTCGATCCGGATGGCCTGGCTGGCCGGCCTGTACGACAAGGGCGGCGCGGCCGGCGTCATTGTCCACGAGCCGAAATTCTGCGAGCCGGAGCTCTTCGACGTCCCCGGCCTCCGCGAGACGTTCTCCGCGAAAAAAGCTCCGCTGCTCTACCTCGAAGGCGAGTTGGAAACCGAACTGCCCGGGCAGGCCGTCACGCGCATCGAGGCCTTCGTCGAAATGCTTGGATCCGGGAGTCGCGCATGA
- a CDS encoding saccharopine dehydrogenase NADP-binding domain-containing protein, whose protein sequence is MSDKTWMIYGANGYTGTLIAIEAARRGMAPIVAGRSEKPVRELADRLKLPHRVFSLDDPAATRASLAACAAVLHCAGPFSATSRPMVDACLDAGAHYLDITGELEVFEAIFARGDEAKTRGVTLMPGVGFDVVPSDGLAAMLKERLPAARSLELAFDSKSPVSGGTAKTMIEALPHGGAIRRNGRIERTPMLAFRRKVAFADGTRWAMSIPWGDVSTAYHSLGFKDVTIYAGVPRAAIVAAPVIRALAPLLGRPGGVRALKKMVDRFGGRLPEKPGAGEKCELWARAEDADGRAIEGTLTTRGTYALTAKTAVESVRRMLEGGAPAGAVSPSQAFGADYVTTFSGCVVRIE, encoded by the coding sequence ATGAGCGACAAGACCTGGATGATTTACGGAGCGAACGGTTACACCGGCACGCTGATCGCGATCGAAGCCGCGCGGCGCGGCATGGCGCCGATCGTCGCGGGGCGAAGCGAAAAGCCGGTGCGCGAACTCGCCGATCGTCTGAAACTTCCGCACCGCGTTTTCTCGCTCGACGATCCCGCCGCGACCCGCGCGAGCCTTGCCGCATGCGCGGCCGTGCTTCATTGCGCCGGCCCGTTTTCGGCGACAAGCCGGCCGATGGTCGATGCGTGCCTCGATGCCGGCGCGCACTACCTCGACATCACCGGCGAGCTCGAGGTTTTCGAGGCGATCTTCGCGCGCGGCGACGAGGCGAAAACGCGCGGCGTCACGCTGATGCCCGGCGTCGGGTTTGACGTGGTGCCGTCCGACGGACTGGCCGCGATGCTGAAGGAACGCCTGCCCGCGGCGCGTTCGCTCGAACTGGCGTTCGATTCGAAAAGCCCCGTCAGCGGCGGGACGGCCAAGACGATGATCGAGGCGCTGCCGCACGGCGGCGCGATCCGCCGGAACGGGCGCATCGAACGCACCCCGATGCTCGCGTTTCGCCGCAAGGTGGCCTTCGCGGACGGCACGCGCTGGGCGATGAGCATCCCGTGGGGCGACGTATCGACCGCGTACCATTCGCTCGGTTTCAAGGACGTGACGATCTACGCGGGTGTGCCGCGCGCGGCGATTGTCGCGGCGCCGGTCATCCGCGCGCTCGCGCCGCTGCTCGGACGGCCGGGTGGCGTCCGGGCGCTCAAGAAGATGGTCGACCGCTTCGGAGGCCGCCTGCCCGAAAAGCCCGGTGCCGGCGAAAAGTGCGAGCTCTGGGCGCGCGCCGAGGACGCAGACGGCCGCGCGATCGAGGGCACGCTGACCACCCGCGGGACATATGCGCTCACCGCCAAGACGGCGGTCGAATCCGTACGCCGCATGCTCGAAGGCGGCGCGCCCGCCGGCGCCGTGTCGCCGTCCCAAGCCTTCGGCGCGGATTACGTCACGACATTTTCCGGGTGCGTGGTGCGGATCGAGTGA
- a CDS encoding 2-hydroxyacyl-CoA dehydratase family protein: MITRRIQYEVAGRVVGPMLMSLQNWQADRKRRARKPKENPFGPPFECLRKLKDIMSIHYLKGRYADGAVPVAWVTSGFPVEVLRPLGYHCVYPENHAAICGVQRLTPELSDAVEKEGYSRDLCSYARADIGCVITGKTPVGRLPRPDLLACCTNICQTVLYWYRSLAEYFGCPLVLIDTPYLYGPAKPHQLEYVKDQLMELIDVAEKVAGKKVDMEELAKVVELARDGTKLWGDCLATATAKPSPWTGIDGFFHIAPIVALRGTQECNAYYRLLLDELKDRVQKGVGGIKNEKYRLLWDNLPIWYNTRDLSTKLANEGFNFVVTTYTNAWAEAGAQIDPADPWNSAARSYTYIILNQDLNNRLQIMNRLARTYSVDGAILHSDRSCKPYSIGQLDLKERMSRELGIRVLVLEADHNDPRAWSAEQGDTRVGAFMESFA; encoded by the coding sequence ATGATCACAAGGCGCATCCAATACGAGGTCGCGGGCCGCGTCGTCGGGCCCATGCTCATGTCCCTTCAGAACTGGCAGGCCGACCGAAAGCGCCGCGCGCGCAAGCCGAAAGAAAATCCCTTCGGCCCGCCGTTCGAGTGCCTGCGCAAGCTCAAGGACATCATGTCGATCCACTACCTGAAGGGCCGATACGCCGATGGCGCGGTGCCGGTGGCCTGGGTCACGAGCGGTTTTCCCGTCGAGGTGCTGCGTCCGCTGGGTTATCACTGCGTCTACCCGGAAAACCACGCGGCGATCTGCGGGGTCCAGCGCCTCACGCCCGAGCTCTCCGACGCGGTCGAGAAGGAAGGCTACTCGCGCGACCTCTGTTCCTACGCGCGCGCCGACATCGGGTGCGTCATCACGGGAAAGACTCCCGTCGGCCGCCTCCCCAGGCCGGACCTGCTCGCATGCTGCACGAACATCTGCCAGACCGTCCTTTACTGGTACCGGAGCCTCGCGGAGTACTTCGGCTGCCCGCTCGTCCTCATCGACACGCCATACCTCTACGGCCCGGCGAAGCCGCACCAGCTTGAGTACGTCAAGGACCAGCTCATGGAGCTGATCGACGTCGCCGAGAAGGTCGCCGGCAAGAAGGTGGACATGGAAGAGCTGGCGAAGGTCGTCGAACTCGCCCGCGATGGCACGAAGCTCTGGGGCGACTGCCTGGCTACCGCAACGGCGAAACCGTCCCCCTGGACCGGCATCGACGGATTCTTCCACATCGCGCCCATCGTCGCGTTGCGCGGCACCCAAGAGTGCAACGCCTATTACCGCCTGCTCCTCGACGAACTCAAGGACCGCGTTCAAAAGGGCGTCGGCGGCATCAAGAACGAGAAGTACCGCCTGCTCTGGGACAACCTTCCCATCTGGTACAACACACGCGACCTTTCAACGAAGCTCGCCAACGAGGGATTCAACTTCGTCGTCACGACGTACACCAACGCCTGGGCCGAGGCCGGCGCGCAAATCGATCCGGCCGATCCGTGGAACTCCGCGGCCAGATCCTACACGTACATCATCCTGAACCAGGATTTGAACAACCGCCTTCAGATCATGAACCGTCTCGCGAGAACGTACTCCGTGGACGGCGCGATCCTGCACAGCGACCGCTCGTGCAAGCCGTATTCGATCGGGCAGCTCGACCTCAAGGAACGCATGAGCCGCGAGCTCGGCATCCGCGTTCTCGTCCTGGAGGCCGACCACAACGACCCGCGCGCCTGGTCCGCCGAGCAGGGCGACACCCGCGTTGGCGCGTTCATGGAGAGCTTCGCGTGA
- a CDS encoding saccharopine dehydrogenase NADP-binding domain-containing protein, giving the protein MTQTATILVLGAYGLAGRAIVKRLVEKTRFPVIAAGRNAEKLQALDIAGAGDRVRRLVLDAADRGALRDACASAKIVINAIGPYAVHGAGIARIAIDAGCSVIDCANEQIHYRNLRALDEDAREKGVLLVTGAGVIPGISTLLTAKLLDDVAGGGSVDIFYLQFQHAYEDSGFGSVMGGILDACHRPTAVVDGEQTPVVLGRSHRTVGFDAPFGKRRVFEIPTIDTLALSAGYSMRDVHTWFYLGEQPMWLFPVIRLLQPQRRAWAYRLLEAIARPLNDKEFQRARKEGLPREVLLTVSVANGETARKATMVFTDGASPTAFLPVRLAELLASGKAGSAGLATPIDLVSFDGLGVDAEAFVVRVHLP; this is encoded by the coding sequence ATGACACAAACCGCAACCATCCTTGTCCTCGGTGCGTACGGCCTCGCGGGGCGGGCGATTGTGAAGCGGCTTGTCGAGAAAACGCGATTTCCCGTCATCGCCGCCGGGCGCAACGCGGAAAAGCTCCAGGCACTCGATATCGCGGGCGCCGGGGATCGCGTCCGGCGGCTCGTGCTCGACGCCGCGGATCGCGGCGCGCTGCGCGATGCGTGCGCGTCCGCGAAGATCGTCATCAACGCGATCGGGCCCTACGCCGTGCACGGGGCGGGTATCGCGCGCATCGCCATCGACGCGGGTTGCTCGGTCATCGACTGCGCCAACGAGCAGATCCACTATCGCAACCTTCGCGCCCTCGACGAGGACGCACGGGAAAAGGGCGTGCTCCTTGTGACCGGGGCCGGCGTGATCCCCGGCATTTCGACGCTACTTACCGCAAAGTTGCTCGACGATGTCGCGGGCGGCGGGTCGGTCGATATCTTCTATCTACAATTTCAACACGCCTACGAGGATTCCGGCTTCGGATCCGTGATGGGCGGTATCCTGGACGCTTGTCATCGGCCCACCGCCGTGGTCGACGGGGAGCAAACGCCCGTCGTGCTGGGACGCTCGCATCGGACCGTCGGGTTCGATGCGCCCTTCGGCAAGCGCCGTGTGTTTGAGATTCCGACGATCGACACGCTGGCCCTGTCCGCGGGCTACTCCATGCGCGACGTGCACACCTGGTTTTATCTGGGCGAGCAGCCGATGTGGCTTTTTCCGGTGATTCGCTTGCTGCAACCGCAACGGCGCGCCTGGGCCTACCGGCTCCTCGAGGCGATCGCCCGCCCGCTGAACGACAAGGAGTTTCAACGCGCCCGGAAAGAAGGGCTCCCCCGCGAGGTGCTGCTTACCGTCTCGGTCGCAAACGGCGAGACGGCCCGCAAGGCCACGATGGTTTTCACCGACGGCGCGTCGCCAACGGCGTTTCTCCCCGTGCGCCTGGCGGAGTTACTCGCGTCCGGCAAGGCGGGGAGCGCGGGCCTTGCAACGCCGATCGATCTCGTATCCTTCGATGGGTTGGGGGTCGACGCCGAGGCGTTCGTGGTGCGTGTGCATTTGCCCTGA
- a CDS encoding acyl-CoA dehydratase activase, protein MTGNEIKSHPPAAIGVDVGSTTWKGVVIDADGSVLASAVEPANPRVEEQTRARLAELMEKSGAEPDTPVGATGYGRKRVNATKVLTEITCHARGAFTLAGRAGVLIDMGGQDTKVIRIGPAGEVLDFVMNDKCAAGTGRFLEVILGRLQIPFDQVAEHARRAPSGVPVSNTCTVFAESEVISLVAEGHAVEGIVRGLHQSLSTRVASLAGKMTDGADIFMSGGVALNLAMIDALGEALRKPISVLPDPQLVGALGAALSVA, encoded by the coding sequence TTGACCGGAAACGAAATAAAATCCCATCCTCCCGCCGCGATTGGCGTCGACGTCGGAAGCACCACCTGGAAGGGCGTCGTCATCGACGCGGACGGGAGCGTCCTTGCGAGCGCCGTTGAGCCGGCGAACCCGCGCGTCGAAGAGCAGACGCGCGCGCGGCTGGCCGAGCTTATGGAAAAATCCGGGGCCGAGCCCGATACGCCCGTCGGTGCGACGGGTTACGGACGCAAGCGCGTCAACGCCACGAAGGTTCTGACCGAGATCACCTGCCATGCGCGCGGCGCCTTCACCCTTGCCGGGCGCGCCGGTGTCCTCATCGACATGGGCGGGCAGGATACGAAGGTCATCCGTATCGGGCCCGCGGGCGAGGTCCTCGATTTCGTCATGAACGACAAGTGCGCCGCCGGCACGGGGCGGTTCCTCGAGGTCATTCTCGGCCGCCTCCAGATCCCGTTCGACCAGGTCGCCGAGCACGCGCGGCGCGCGCCATCAGGCGTTCCCGTGTCCAACACGTGCACGGTCTTCGCGGAGAGCGAGGTCATCTCGCTCGTGGCCGAGGGCCATGCCGTCGAGGGCATCGTGCGCGGGCTGCATCAATCACTCTCCACGCGCGTCGCGTCGCTGGCGGGAAAGATGACCGACGGAGCCGATATATTCATGAGCGGCGGCGTCGCCTTGAACCTCGCCATGATCGACGCGCTCGGCGAAGCCCTGCGAAAGCCGATATCCGTCCTGCCCGATCCGCAACTGGTCGGCGCGCTTGGCGCGGCCCTCTCGGTGGCCTGA
- a CDS encoding SDR family NAD(P)-dependent oxidoreductase, whose protein sequence is MPLAASPHVVITGAGGGFGRALALALAPRKARLVLADKDESTAFETARLASEAGAASAVAVACDVTRPSDFERLSAACPDRIDLLVNNAGVTSAGAIGELSLAAWRWTLDIDLFGVVYGCHVFVPRMRAQGFGHVLNIAAAAGFVSAPMMGAYNVAKAGVVSISETLAAELAGTGVGVTVACPTFFRSDIVDAGRFENEKAKDAARRLMSGGIDADRVARRVLRDVERGRLYSLPMADARWLWRLKRLAPATFTRIIGAWGRRQMR, encoded by the coding sequence ATGCCCCTTGCCGCGTCGCCCCATGTCGTCATCACCGGCGCCGGCGGCGGATTCGGCCGCGCGCTGGCGCTTGCCCTCGCGCCGCGAAAAGCGCGGCTGGTGCTTGCGGACAAGGACGAATCCACGGCGTTCGAAACGGCGCGGCTCGCGTCGGAAGCGGGCGCTGCGTCGGCCGTCGCGGTCGCCTGCGACGTGACGCGGCCGTCGGATTTCGAACGCCTGTCCGCCGCCTGCCCGGATCGCATCGACCTTCTGGTCAACAACGCGGGCGTCACGAGCGCGGGGGCAATCGGCGAGTTGTCGCTTGCGGCGTGGCGCTGGACGCTCGATATCGACCTTTTCGGCGTCGTGTACGGCTGCCACGTTTTCGTTCCGCGCATGCGGGCGCAGGGATTCGGCCACGTGCTGAACATCGCCGCGGCGGCCGGGTTCGTGAGCGCCCCGATGATGGGCGCGTACAACGTCGCCAAGGCCGGCGTCGTCTCCATTTCCGAGACACTCGCCGCGGAGCTTGCCGGAACGGGGGTCGGCGTCACCGTCGCGTGCCCGACATTTTTTCGCTCGGACATCGTCGACGCGGGGCGATTCGAAAACGAAAAGGCGAAAGACGCCGCGCGCCGCCTGATGAGCGGCGGGATCGACGCCGACCGCGTCGCCCGCCGCGTTCTGCGCGATGTCGAACGCGGCCGGCTCTACAGCCTGCCGATGGCGGACGCGCGATGGCTCTGGCGACTCAAGCGCCTCGCGCCCGCGACGTTCACGCGCATCATCGGCGCGTGGGGCCGGCGGCAGATGCGCTGA